tattccattgtatgcatatatatcaaaatttctttatccattcaacagatacttaactgttttcatatcttggctgttgtgaataatgctgcaatgaacatgggagtgcagatatctcttcaaggtattgagttcatttttttcGGATAAAtaccagaagtgggattgccgaATCACATGGTACTTCTATTGTCAATTTATTGAGGAAATACCATACTACTTTCCATGTTGGCTGTAGCAATTCACATTCCCACAAAcatgtacaagggttcccttttctccacatcttgccaatgcttgttatttattatttgataatagccatcctaacataggtaaggtggtatctcattgtgattttgatttgcatttccctgattattggtgatgttgagatatcttttcatatgcctgttggccatctgtatgtcttcttgaaaaaaatgtctgctCAGGACTTGGCTAATCTTAAAAACCTGGTCATTTGTTgcttttgctattgagttatatgcaTTCTTTTTATAGTtaggatattaaccctttatcagatatatggtttgcaaatattttctcccaatcccTAGCTtaccctttcattttgttgattgtttcctttgctgtaaaaaagcttttaatttgatgtaatcctacttgtttatttttgcttttgttgcttgagCTTTTggtgtcaattaaaaaaaatcattgcctagACCAATATCAGGGGTGTTTCCCCTAtaatttcttctaggagtttctaAGCCTTAGAGTttagtctttaattcattttgagtttatttttgtatatgtgtaagataaatgtctctttattttctgtggaCCTGGGGGACTCTTGAATGTTGAGTCCTGTTGGATCACATAGCTAAGGAGTCAGTCCCTCAAGTGACAGCCATAAAAATTAAGGTGCTGGATATGTGGTCCAATTACTTTAATCCTCAGAGACAAGCTGGGAGTTGTGGGTTCTCTCCCAGTTGTAAGGAACTGTACTAGTAGTGGAGATTGTGCCACTGATGTGTCTCACTAATGTGTCTACCTGTTTTGATGTGGGTATTTTCTGTCATCCTATGAGTAGGAGTTGCCCCATTCCTTTTTGGATTTCTCTTGGAATGGATCTGTATGTAGGTGCTTATTTAGAGCATCCATGGGATGAGACAAAGTCCTATTCTGCCCCCTTGCTGACTGCCTTTCAGGTTTTATTGTATATTAAAGGAGCATTAGGTACCTGGCAAAAAGGTAAGGTAGCCAAAGTTGTAATGAATAATGAGAAGAGAACACAAACAAATTTATACTGGAGGGAGAGCAAAATAGGACTCTTAACTGTAATAATTGTTCAACACTGGTTTTGAGGCAAGTAAATGTTTTCTCAGACTAATCGtgattaaagaaaagcaaagtgaagGGTGGTTGAGGAAGTATTATGATaagcaggaaagaaggaactGTTGAAAGAATGGATCAAGTTTCGAGAAGGTAATtaaagaaatttatgaaaatgcATGTGTCTGAATCATGAATGAGTAGGGTGTTCCTGGGACtacttgttctgttttgttgtttaagaGGTAAGAGAATTAAAGCATAGATAGTCTTCATCTTTCTGCTTAGTGACCCTAATCTGATATCTGTGTGGGTTTTGGGATGGGCGGGCAGCTATTTCTACCCTCAATCTCTCTTGCTGCATTTAGTTACTATTTTCCCTTATGTTGTAGGCTGCAAGAAAAGGGAAGTTGTGAGCAGGCAgtgattcaaaatattttttaaatcttatgtatccctttttaatgttcaaaaatgacataataataacaaattagTTCTACTGAAAAAGTACTTCCTTCAGGGGGAAATAGGAGGAAACTCCATTCCAATGTACATCTATGCGAATTCATACTTTCTTTTCTGCCTTGGACAATGAAGAAGAATCCTtaaacatttgtgtttctttcctctctgtatcaagtcttctttgctttcttttgagcCCACCTACAAAGGTTAAATGATTAGTAGTGgtaaattgaaaagagaaaaataaaaagaacaagatacCGTTACAATACTTTTCCCTTTCTGATCCCACTGAAGGCAGAGAGACCAAAGGCCAAGAGGATTAAGGgcaataacaaaagcaaaaagtctTCAAAGCCCTCCCGTCCATTCCTGAACCTTCAGTTTTGTAGAAGCTTGCCTCCAATTTTATTTACGTTTGAATTTGTGGAGGGGATGTGTGGAGAAAATAATGTTTGCTACCTTATCTACTCCAAGGCAGAGGTCATGTTACTACTAATACTTCCTCTACTACTAGTAATGGTTCTCAAAGTACTTTCCTCATAAGTTACCTATGTTTGAGCTTAAATGTACTTGTGAGTGGGATGATATGCCTCTGTTTCATGTATAAAAGCTTGTCACGTAGCCCAAATCGCATagctgtaaataaataataaataaaatcaatttttagaaTCTAGGTTCTCTGATTCCAGATCTTTCCACAAGGATCTGACTTTTCCCaatatttccttttgtaataaatgtaccatttttcattATGATGGGATTAGTTGACATACGTAAAGTAGCTTTAAAAAACTTTCCAACcaaattttcttcattgtttatcACTTTACCTACCATTGTCACCTACCAAACTCTACTTGCTCTGGAATCTGAGGTAAGTTTGTAAGATGTGAGATCCTAGAATTGCACTACATTATCTCCAGGCTTTAACAGGGTCTCCCTGAGACCACTTCCCGTCCTTATGAAGGTTCTGGCCTGATTCTGATGCAGAGTGGATATGTTGGGATAAAACCTTCCATCTTGGCCTGCGAATAGTCTGAAACATCTGGTAAAGGCTAGCCAATTGCATACAGTATGTATTCACTAAAATGGTTTTTTGATTCAACAGGTTCTCTTATCTCTGACCTTTTGCAGATTAATGATTCTCACATGTTTTTAATGGAAACAGATAACCAGACATGGGTGAGAGAATTTATTCTCCTCGGCCTGTCCAGTGACTTGTATGTGCAggtctttctctttgttctgttcTTAGTCATGTACTTGGTGACAGTGCTGGGAAACTTCCTCATTGTTGCTCTGATCTTCCTGGACAGCCGACTCCACACTCCCATGTACTTCTTTCTCACCAACCTCTCCCTTGTTGATGTCTCTTATGCCACAAGCATCATTCCTCAGATGTTAGTGCATCTTCTTGCAGAACATAAAGCAATCCCATTTGTGAGCTGTGCAGCccagttatttttctctctagGCTGGGGTGGGATTGAGTTTGTTCTACTGGCAGTGATGGCCTACGATCGCTATGTGGCTGTGTGCGACCCCCTGCGATACTCGGTCATCATGCATGGAGGGCTCTGTACTAGGTTGGCCATCACATCCTGGGTCAGTGGTTCTCTCAACTCTCTCATTCATACTGCCATCACCTTTCAGCTGCCCGTGTGTACAAACAATTATATTGATCACATATCATGTGAAATTTTAGCTGTGGTCAGACTGGCCTGTGTGGACACCTCCTCCAATGAGATCATAATCATGGTTTCTAGCATCGTTCTGCTGATGACACCCTTCTGCCTGGTCCTCTTGTCCTACATCCAGATCATCTCCACCATCCTGAAGATCCAgtccagagagggaagaaagaaagcctTCCACACCTGTGCGTCTCACCTCGCAGTGGTTGTCTTGTGCTATGGCATGGCCATTTTCACTTACATCCAGCCCCGCTCCAGCCCCTCTATTCTTCAGGAGAAGTTGATCTCTCTCTTCTATGCCGTTTTGACACCCATGTTGAACCCTATGATTTATAGTGTAAGGAATAAGGAGGTGAAGGGGGCCTGGCAGAAACTACTAGGGCAGTTATCTGGATTAACATCAAAATTGGCAACTTGATGAATCCTGAGCATTAGTTAGAGAAAGGAGCTTTGCCTGTGAGTTCTTTCACTTAACTCAGATATGGCAGGCATCACCTGCATTGTCCTGGCAACCAGGACGGAGATGATGATACATGTCCTGGTGATGCTAGGTAGGAAGTTGAGTGGTTGGGTTGGGGTGTGGGCTGTGGGTATATTTTTATGTCACAGCAGCTGTTCAGTGGAGTAGAGGAGTGAACTTCTCACCCTTACTCAGTTTTCATTCATATGCAGTAATTGAGACAATAGCATTTACCACTTACAATTACTGAGAGTAATTGAAGACAATGCAATTTACTGTTTTGATTAGTCACATTGTGATCAGTGACCTATTCATGAGTCTTACCTTGGAACACAGGTTTTTATTCATCCACATTTTGTAAAAGATTATCATATTTCCATTGGGAACAAAATCATTGTCAATTTGAAGACTCACTTAAAATGTAAGTATATGTAGCCATATTCAGTAATTGAGTCATTGTTCGAAGAAAGTTGCTACCAAAGCTGATGAAGGTTTTTTGTGCTAGACCTACTACTGGATATAAAGACTATTTGAGTAATGGAAATAATTGAGTGGAGATAATAATTGAGTGGAGAAATATCaactaaaatttttgttttacccTGATAAGGTTATAACCAGGTGTTGTTTGTAGACAATGACATTATTGGTAAGAAAAATCTGAGGTCTAGTTACTGCTAATTTATTGCATATACATCAGCATTCATTCAAAGGTAAAAATTCTCTAATTCTGAAAATTCAGCGAACTTTTTCTCtgaaactttagaaataaaataagcaaataagcaatgagataaatgtataaaacatcaAAGACATAGTTCATGTAAGAAAAACAGTTTCCTTAGGCAATCAGTGAAAGATAATGCAGCTTAGGgatacctgggtgtctcagttggttgaacctccaactcttgattttggctcaggtcatgatctcatggtcatgagattgagcccctagttgggctctacactgggaacagagcctgcttaagattctctccctccctttggggcgcctggctggctcagtcggttaagtgtccagcttcggctcaggtcatgatctcacggttcatgggttcgagccccgcattgggctctgtgctgacagttcagagcctggagactgctttagattctgtgtctccctctctctcttctcctcctccactcatgctctgtctctctctcaaaaataaattaaacattaaaaaaaaaaaagattctctccctccctctgcccactcccccctacaaaaaaataaaaaataagaaaaataatgcagcTTTGATGTGGATTTGGGGTTATCAGGATAGGTCAGTCTGCTGTGCAGATGTTACTTTCAAGTCTCCATATTAAGAGCCTTCTTGTATATCCCCCcagctcaaacacacaaacacaaggcCCTACTCAACCTTTGTAAATTTAGTGAGTTAGCATCATCTGTGAGTGTACCTCACCTCTGACAATAAACCTCAGTAAGATAAAAGGGGGAGAAATGACTAAATGGAATTTGTGGGAGATAGAGGAGAAATAATATGATAATTGTGAATCTTCCGACTTTCTTCAAGAACCTCAAAATGGTGCCCTCCTTttgtccctttgtctctccatTGAGTCTTTAATTCATATTTGGTTGATTTGTATTTGGGAGTTAATGATCAGGAGATGAAGGGTTTTCACTGGCACCTGTTTTCTCTGTGAAACAAGAAGAGGTGCCCATTGTGGAGAATGTAGAAGAGGAAAGGCAGGATTAAGAGGTGTGGGAATGGTGAAGGTTAAAACCCATGTGGGGTCTAGGAGAACGTGCCCCATTAGCTGTGGATGCCATTCTCTGGAATTTCATGCAGTATAAATTACAGGGTCATAATGGTCAAATTTTCCCTCTGATATGACCAACTTTGTCTTTGTTCTTAgccttctctaaaataaagtcaCACATGATCATCCTGTGAGTATCAACTTTGTTGAAGACACTGCTGTAGGCATTGAGGGTATAAAAGTAGTGTTTAGATATGGCCATTGCTCAGGAAGTTTACAGTATTGTAGGACAGGGGTTGGGAAACTTTTTGTAATTGAccagtttgtaaatattttaggctttggggaCCACGCAGTCTACatcacagctactcaactctgccattgcagcactaaaacagccatagacaacacATAAAAGAATGAGTGTGGCTAGTACCAATAAATCTTAGTTTatgaacactgaaatttgaattttataagttattaaaatattcttttaaaccatttaaaacatgtaaaacacaTCTTCTTCTTGTGGGCTatacaaaaataggcagtgggTCAAATTTGGCCTCTGGGCTCTAGTTTTTTACACTATTATAGAAGAAATAgtataaaaaggtaaaattataacACAAGGTATGCACAGAAAGAGCTCTGAAAATGCAAGGAAAGAagggatatttttttcttctggatgtGGAATGGGGTATAGGTGAAGGCTTCTTAGAGAAGATGAAGTAGTTCTCATTTGAGTTTCCATTTCATAAAGCATCTAATTTCTCTAAGTCACTTAGGCTCAATTACCTAAGATCTAAGGACTCCTTACTAATGGATAAATGGAGGAGATGAATCATGTATTGAGCACCATCTTTGGCATCTGTTGAATACAAATTGGATGATTTGTATTACTTCTTAGACCTTGAAGAATTTAACTACAGTGACTGGTCT
The Panthera uncia isolate 11264 chromosome A2, Puncia_PCG_1.0, whole genome shotgun sequence genome window above contains:
- the LOC125930253 gene encoding LOW QUALITY PROTEIN: olfactory receptor-like protein OLF3 (The sequence of the model RefSeq protein was modified relative to this genomic sequence to represent the inferred CDS: deleted 2 bases in 1 codon), giving the protein MILMFLMETDNQTWVREFILLGLSSDLYVQVFLFVLFLVMYLVTVLGNFLIVALIFLDSRLHTPMYFFLTNLSLVDVSYATSIIPQMLVHLLAEHKAIPFVSCAAQLFFSLGWGGIEFVLLAVMAYDRYVAVCDPLRYSVIMHGGLCTRLAITSWVSGSLNSLIHTAITFQLPVCTNNYIDHISCEILAVVRLACVDTSSNEIIIMVSSIVLLMTPFCLVLLSYIQIISTILKIQSREGRKKAFHTCASHLAVVVLCYGMAIFTYIQPRSSPSILQEKLISLFYAVLTPMLNPMIYSVRNKEVKGAWQKLLGQLSGLTSKLAT